One segment of Deltaproteobacteria bacterium DNA contains the following:
- a CDS encoding alpha/beta hydrolase, translating into MDRLIIDPIGATGVRFDEGFVEVEPGVRLRVMSWTPDAPTDTAPVVFVAGWVSSVLGWAEMIRELAAHRPVVYIETREKSSAHVAKSGLGPSDFSIERMARDLVAAFAALRIDHERAVVAASSLGATAVLEALKQGRLRARAAFLIGPNAEFSAPRSLRPILYLPAGLYHVVKYFVLWYVRTFRVDTKREPEQWARYNRTLRDANPHRLKYSARAVMDYTVWSDLETVEIPVAVAYAPTDKLHGADNIHRIVGAMPNAVAVECASNKAMHDARVARRIEDFISRLEALGGRRRAV; encoded by the coding sequence GTGGATAGACTCATCATCGACCCGATCGGCGCGACCGGCGTCCGATTCGACGAGGGCTTCGTCGAGGTCGAGCCGGGCGTGCGGCTTCGTGTCATGTCGTGGACGCCGGACGCGCCAACGGACACGGCGCCGGTCGTCTTCGTCGCGGGCTGGGTTTCTTCTGTGCTCGGGTGGGCGGAAATGATCCGCGAGTTGGCGGCGCATCGCCCGGTCGTCTATATCGAGACGCGCGAAAAGTCGTCGGCGCACGTCGCAAAATCGGGGCTGGGTCCGTCGGACTTCTCGATCGAGCGGATGGCGCGCGATCTGGTCGCCGCGTTCGCGGCGCTTCGCATCGACCACGAGCGCGCGGTGGTGGCGGCGAGTTCGCTGGGCGCGACCGCCGTGCTCGAGGCCCTCAAGCAGGGCCGTCTGCGCGCCCGGGCCGCGTTTCTCATCGGTCCCAACGCCGAGTTCAGCGCGCCGCGTTCGCTGCGGCCGATCCTCTATCTGCCCGCGGGGCTCTATCACGTCGTCAAGTACTTCGTGCTCTGGTACGTGCGCACCTTCCGCGTGGACACGAAGCGTGAGCCCGAGCAGTGGGCCCGCTACAACCGCACGCTGCGCGACGCGAATCCGCATCGCCTCAAGTACTCGGCCCGTGCCGTCATGGATTACACGGTGTGGAGCGACCTCGAGACCGTGGAGATCCCCGTGGCGGTTGCGTACGCGCCCACGGACAAGCTGCACGGCGCGGACAATATCCACCGAATTGTCGGGGCCATGCCGAACGCGGTGGCGGTGGAGTGCGCGTCGAACAAGGCGATGCACGACGCGCGCGTGGCGCGGCGGATCGAGGACTTCATTTCGCGGTTGGAGGCCCTCGGCGGACGGCGCCGGGCCGTGTGA
- a CDS encoding F0F1 ATP synthase subunit epsilon: MADKLTVNIVTPTRKVAAGEADMVVLPASEGEMGVLPGHDMYMVLLGTGTLRLTNNAQTTSMFVAKGYAEIDSDQVIVLAEVCERPDEIDPDRAAAAQKRAEERLAKSHADPEIDINRAQAALMRALHRQALKKGGTVH, encoded by the coding sequence ATGGCCGACAAATTGACCGTGAACATCGTCACGCCGACGCGCAAGGTCGCGGCGGGCGAGGCCGACATGGTGGTGCTTCCCGCCTCCGAGGGCGAAATGGGCGTGCTGCCCGGGCACGACATGTACATGGTGTTGCTGGGAACCGGCACGCTGCGTCTGACCAACAATGCGCAGACGACGTCGATGTTCGTCGCCAAGGGCTACGCGGAGATCGATTCCGATCAGGTCATTGTGCTCGCCGAGGTGTGCGAGCGGCCCGACGAGATCGACCCCGATCGCGCCGCGGCCGCCCAGAAGCGCGCCGAGGAGCGCCTCGCGAAGTCGCACGCCGATCCCGAGATCGACATTAACCGGGCGCAGGCCGCGCTGATGCGCGCGCTGCACCGTCAGGCGCTCAAAAAAGGCGGCACGGTTCACTAG
- the atpD gene encoding F0F1 ATP synthase subunit beta, which produces MSKGRILQVIGPVVDVKFDEGHLPAIYNALRVHNAAISSEPDNLVLEVAQHLGEGVVRTVAMDSTEGLVRGEEVRDTGKMISVPVGDAVLGRIINVIGDPVDEMGPVNADDHWPIHRHAPSLQDQDVTTAALETGIKVIDLLCPYSRGGKIGLFGGAGVGKTVLIMELINNIAKQHGGYSVFGGVGERTREGNDLWVEMKESGVIAKTALVYGQMNEPPGARARVGLSALTVAEYFRDQQGKDVLLFIDNIFRFTQAGSEVSALLGRIPSAVGYQPTLANDMGELQERITSTKKGSITSVQAIYVPADDLTDPAPATTFSHLDATTVLSRQIAELGIYPAVDPLDSTSRILDPRVLGDEHYDVAREVQRILQRYKDLQDIIAILGMDELSEDDKLTVSRARKIQRFLSQPFSVAEQFTGFAGKYVKIADTVSGFRKIIQGELDEYPEQAFYMVGGVDEVIEKAKKIAASAA; this is translated from the coding sequence ATGAGTAAAGGACGGATCTTGCAGGTCATCGGCCCGGTCGTGGACGTGAAGTTCGACGAGGGTCATCTGCCGGCCATTTACAACGCACTGCGCGTGCACAACGCTGCGATCAGCAGCGAACCCGACAACCTCGTGCTCGAGGTCGCGCAGCATCTGGGCGAAGGCGTGGTCCGCACGGTCGCGATGGACTCCACCGAGGGTCTGGTGCGCGGCGAGGAAGTGCGCGACACGGGCAAGATGATCAGCGTACCCGTCGGCGACGCGGTGCTCGGCCGCATCATCAACGTCATCGGCGATCCGGTCGACGAGATGGGCCCGGTGAACGCCGACGACCACTGGCCGATCCACCGTCACGCGCCGAGTCTGCAGGACCAGGACGTCACCACGGCGGCGCTCGAAACCGGCATCAAGGTCATCGACCTGCTGTGCCCCTACTCGCGCGGCGGCAAGATCGGCCTGTTCGGCGGCGCGGGCGTCGGCAAGACCGTGCTCATCATGGAACTCATCAACAACATCGCCAAACAGCACGGCGGGTACTCGGTGTTCGGCGGCGTCGGCGAGCGCACCCGCGAAGGCAACGACCTGTGGGTCGAGATGAAAGAATCGGGCGTCATCGCCAAGACCGCGCTCGTGTACGGCCAGATGAACGAACCCCCGGGCGCGCGCGCCCGCGTCGGTCTGTCCGCCCTTACCGTCGCCGAATACTTCCGCGACCAGCAGGGCAAGGACGTGCTGCTGTTCATCGACAACATTTTCCGTTTCACGCAGGCCGGTTCCGAGGTGTCGGCGCTCCTCGGCCGCATCCCGAGCGCCGTCGGCTACCAGCCGACCCTGGCCAACGACATGGGCGAACTGCAGGAGCGCATCACGTCGACCAAGAAGGGCTCGATCACATCGGTGCAGGCGATCTACGTGCCCGCCGACGACCTGACCGATCCGGCCCCGGCGACAACGTTCTCGCATCTCGATGCCACGACGGTTCTCTCGCGCCAGATCGCCGAGCTCGGCATCTACCCCGCGGTCGATCCGCTCGATTCGACGAGCCGCATCCTCGATCCGCGCGTGCTGGGCGATGAGCACTACGACGTCGCGCGCGAGGTGCAGCGCATTCTGCAGCGTTACAAGGACCTGCAGGACATCATCGCGATTCTGGGCATGGACGAACTGTCCGAGGACGACAAGCTGACCGTTTCCCGCGCGCGCAAGATCCAGCGCTTCCTCTCGCAGCCGTTCAGCGTGGCGGAGCAGTTCACCGGCTTCGCCGGCAAATACGTGAAAATCGCGGACACCGTCAGCGGTTTCCGAAAAATTATTCAGGGCGAACTCGACGAGTACCCGGAGCAGGCGTTTTACATGGTCGGCGGCGTCGACGAGGTGATCGAAAAAGCCAAAAAGATCGCCGCGTCCGCCGCGTGA
- the atpG gene encoding ATP synthase F1 subunit gamma — MSNLSAIRKRIKSTKSTQQITKAMKMVAAAKLRGAEERLKAARPYAIMLDNVINNLLHHAPLDGYDLVHGREHVEKVELVVITSDRGLCGGFNSSIIRHVQRELPDLESKRQVEMSFVGRKAYEFFNRREKPIRKSYLNLLRDFDFSLAQRVGEELIEHFHSGGADEIYIVYNEFVSAISQRIVTRRLIPVEIPDDPIDDDRERLLDYKYEPGMEAILKDLLPREVNYQLYRAFLESFAAEMGARMNAMENATRNAGEMIDRLTLLYNRSRQAAITVELTEIVNGAEALKG, encoded by the coding sequence ATGTCGAATCTCTCAGCGATCCGCAAACGGATCAAGAGCACCAAGAGCACGCAGCAGATCACCAAGGCGATGAAAATGGTCGCCGCGGCGAAGCTGCGCGGCGCCGAGGAACGCCTGAAGGCGGCCCGGCCCTACGCGATCATGCTCGACAACGTGATCAACAACCTGCTGCACCACGCGCCGCTGGACGGATACGACCTGGTGCACGGGCGCGAGCACGTCGAAAAGGTCGAGCTGGTCGTCATCACATCCGACCGCGGTCTGTGCGGCGGATTCAACTCGTCGATCATCCGGCACGTCCAGCGCGAACTGCCGGACCTCGAATCGAAGCGCCAGGTCGAGATGTCGTTCGTGGGCCGCAAGGCGTACGAGTTTTTCAACCGGCGCGAAAAACCGATCCGCAAAAGCTACCTCAACCTGCTGCGCGATTTCGACTTTTCGCTCGCCCAGCGCGTGGGCGAGGAGCTGATCGAGCACTTTCACTCGGGCGGCGCGGACGAGATCTACATCGTCTATAACGAGTTCGTCTCGGCGATCAGCCAGCGCATCGTGACGCGACGTCTGATTCCCGTGGAGATTCCCGACGATCCGATCGACGACGACCGCGAGCGACTGCTCGACTACAAGTACGAGCCGGGCATGGAGGCGATCCTGAAGGATCTGCTCCCGCGCGAGGTGAACTATCAGCTTTACCGCGCGTTCCTCGAGAGCTTCGCCGCCGAAATGGGCGCGCGCATGAACGCCATGGAAAACGCGACCCGCAACGCGGGCGAGATGATCGACCGGCTGACGCTGCTTTACAACCGCAGCCGCCAGGCGGCGATCACGGTGGAACTGACGGAAATCGTGAACGGCGCCGAGGCCCTGAAGGGCTGA
- a CDS encoding F0F1 ATP synthase subunit alpha, whose product MQAIRAEEISKIIAKQIEDYDRAVDVAEVGQVLSVGDAIARLHGLENVMAGELLEFPGGVMGMALNLEEDNVGCVLLGESMSIKEGMEVRRTGRIVSTPAGKQTLGRVLDGLGRPIDGKGDLDLTQSRPVEVKAPGIVYRQGVKEPLQTGIKAIDSMIPIGRGQRELIIGDRQTGKTSIVVDTIINQKNPARPEDQVYCIYVAIGQKVSTVARVIDTLERNGAMEYTTVVAANASDAAPLQFLAAYTGCSIGEYYRDNGMHALVVYDDLSKQANAYRQISLLLRRPPGREAFPGDVFYLHSRLLERAAKMSKERGGGSLTALPIIETQAGDISAYIPTNVISITDGQIFLETDLFFSGIRPAVNAGLSVSRVGGAAQIKAMKKVAGSLRLDLAQYRELAAFAQFGSELDKATQAQLARGKRMTEVLKQGIYAPQSVGQQVLFIYAGLNGFLNDVDVDDVTKYEPQMHRFFEDNYPHVIPTIEKEKEISDALKKDLDEGLRKFSDMLKAAKGS is encoded by the coding sequence ATGCAGGCGATCCGCGCGGAAGAAATCAGCAAGATCATCGCGAAACAGATCGAGGACTACGACCGGGCCGTCGATGTGGCCGAGGTCGGCCAGGTGCTCTCGGTCGGCGACGCCATCGCGCGTCTGCACGGCCTCGAGAACGTCATGGCCGGCGAGCTGCTCGAGTTCCCCGGCGGCGTCATGGGCATGGCGCTGAACCTCGAGGAGGACAACGTCGGGTGCGTTCTGCTCGGCGAGAGCATGTCGATCAAGGAAGGCATGGAAGTGCGCCGCACCGGCCGCATCGTGTCGACCCCGGCCGGCAAGCAGACGCTGGGCCGCGTGCTCGACGGCTTGGGCCGCCCGATCGACGGCAAGGGCGATCTCGACCTCACGCAGTCCCGTCCGGTCGAGGTCAAGGCGCCCGGCATCGTCTATCGCCAGGGCGTCAAGGAGCCGCTTCAGACCGGCATCAAGGCCATCGATTCGATGATCCCGATCGGCCGCGGCCAGCGAGAACTCATCATCGGCGACCGGCAGACCGGCAAGACGTCCATCGTCGTCGACACCATTATCAACCAGAAAAATCCGGCGCGCCCCGAGGATCAGGTCTACTGCATCTACGTGGCGATCGGCCAGAAGGTCTCCACCGTCGCGCGCGTCATCGACACGCTCGAACGCAACGGCGCGATGGAGTACACGACGGTCGTCGCCGCCAACGCCTCCGACGCCGCGCCGCTGCAGTTCCTCGCGGCTTACACCGGCTGCTCGATCGGCGAATACTATCGGGACAACGGCATGCACGCGCTGGTGGTGTACGACGACCTGTCCAAACAGGCCAATGCCTACCGCCAGATCTCGCTGCTGCTTCGCCGCCCGCCGGGCCGCGAGGCGTTCCCGGGCGACGTCTTCTATCTCCATTCGCGCCTGCTGGAGCGCGCGGCGAAGATGTCCAAGGAACGCGGCGGCGGTTCGCTCACCGCACTGCCGATCATCGAGACGCAGGCCGGCGACATCTCGGCGTACATCCCGACCAACGTCATTTCGATCACCGACGGCCAGATCTTCCTCGAAACCGATCTCTTCTTCTCGGGCATTCGCCCGGCCGTGAACGCCGGTCTCTCGGTGTCGCGCGTCGGCGGCGCCGCCCAAATCAAGGCCATGAAGAAGGTCGCAGGATCGCTGCGTCTCGACCTCGCCCAGTACCGCGAACTCGCCGCGTTCGCCCAGTTCGGTTCCGAACTGGACAAGGCCACGCAGGCCCAGCTCGCCCGCGGCAAGCGCATGACCGAGGTGCTCAAGCAGGGCATCTACGCACCGCAGAGCGTCGGCCAGCAGGTGCTGTTCATTTACGCGGGCCTCAACGGCTTTCTGAACGACGTCGATGTTGACGACGTCACCAAATACGAGCCCCAGATGCACCGGTTCTTCGAAGACAATTATCCGCACGTCATCCCCACCATCGAGAAGGAAAAGGAGATCTCCGACGCGCTCAAAAAGGACCTGGACGAGGGTCTTCGGAAGTTCAGCGATATGCTCAAGGCGGCGAAGGGTTCGTGA
- the atpH gene encoding ATP synthase F1 subunit delta yields MAVTALARRYAQALLLVGLKQGKFEEFGRELGALCDAMAPSLGTLNSPVLGVDKRRAAVEEILKATVPAAAVANFVRVLVEKRRLAALPDIVEAYHRIADEAAGKVRGRVVSAMPLDEATLGQLRIKLTKRLGKTVTLETAVNPDLIGGVRTQVGSLVIDGSLAGQLRRFEVLTGKD; encoded by the coding sequence ATGGCCGTCACCGCCCTCGCCCGCCGTTACGCGCAGGCCTTGCTACTGGTCGGGCTCAAGCAGGGAAAATTCGAGGAGTTCGGACGTGAACTCGGGGCGCTGTGCGACGCGATGGCTCCGTCGCTCGGCACGCTCAACAGTCCGGTGCTCGGCGTGGACAAGCGCCGCGCGGCCGTCGAAGAAATCCTGAAGGCCACCGTGCCCGCTGCCGCCGTCGCCAATTTCGTGCGCGTGCTGGTGGAAAAGCGCCGACTCGCCGCTCTGCCCGACATCGTCGAGGCGTATCACCGCATCGCCGACGAAGCCGCGGGTAAGGTGCGCGGGCGCGTCGTGTCGGCCATGCCGCTCGACGAGGCCACATTGGGGCAGCTCCGCATCAAGTTGACCAAACGCCTGGGAAAGACCGTCACCCTCGAGACCGCCGTGAACCCCGACCTGATCGGGGGCGTGCGCACGCAGGTCGGCTCGCTCGTGATCGACGGTTCCTTGGCCGGACAGTTGCGTCGTTTTGAAGTTTTGACGGGGAAGGACTGA
- a CDS encoding ATP synthase F0 subunit B, translating to MISLDLTFFYQLGLFLFLMWFLNRVLFRPILAVLDARERAHVEPARMAEELIAKANAESAEYAGIMSETKSDCDRIREELIKDAHEQEHKILTAATADATRLVGEAREKLAAASAQLVAEVDAHAMKLAARLADRLIGRSA from the coding sequence ATGATCAGTTTGGACCTGACCTTCTTCTATCAGCTCGGGCTCTTCCTGTTCCTCATGTGGTTCCTGAACCGCGTGCTGTTTCGGCCGATTCTCGCGGTGCTCGACGCCCGCGAGCGCGCGCACGTGGAGCCGGCGCGGATGGCCGAGGAACTGATCGCCAAGGCGAACGCCGAGAGCGCCGAGTACGCGGGCATCATGTCGGAGACGAAGAGCGACTGCGACCGCATTCGCGAGGAACTCATCAAGGACGCGCACGAGCAGGAGCACAAAATCCTGACGGCGGCCACGGCGGATGCGACGCGGCTCGTCGGTGAAGCGCGGGAGAAACTCGCGGCCGCGAGCGCGCAACTCGTCGCCGAAGTGGACGCCCACGCCATGAAGCTCGCGGCACGACTCGCGGATCGTCTGATCGGTCGATCGGCTTGA
- a CDS encoding sodium:proton antiporter codes for MRYVSFFSAICTLVLLLGAGFAWAGDAAESDGVNLGAELPLWSVIPFVGILLSIAVFPLVAPHFWHHHYPKIAAAWAVVFAVPFLMAYRGHALHEIWHIVVVDFIPFIILLFGLFTVAGGIVVRGSLRGSPKVNLILLLIGTAIASLVGTTGASMILIRPMLRANAWRRHKVHVVVFFIFLVSNIGGSLTPLGDPPLFLGFLHGVHFFWTAIHILPDTLFTAVLVLAIFFALDSFYFKKESPPPDDGAPEPFGLDGKLNFVFLGGILAAVLMSGLIEWGEVPVGLGLYESVQNLVRDLLILGMGAASWFTTSQALRKANEYTWGPIREVAILFAGIFITIIPALAILKAGSQGHLAFLVNAVNTPARYFWATGGLSSFLDNAPTYLTFFNAALGQIYPGIPEPEAVRYLMGEVAGTTFPNGAHYLAAISAGAVFMGANTYIGNAPNFMVKAIAEEAGVPMPSFFGYMLKYSIPVLIVVFLLSTPVFFF; via the coding sequence TTGAGGTACGTGTCTTTTTTCTCCGCGATCTGCACCCTCGTCCTTCTTTTGGGCGCGGGTTTTGCGTGGGCGGGTGACGCGGCCGAAAGCGATGGCGTGAACCTGGGGGCTGAGCTCCCGCTGTGGAGCGTCATCCCCTTCGTGGGCATCCTCCTGTCCATCGCCGTATTCCCGCTCGTCGCTCCGCACTTCTGGCATCACCATTATCCGAAGATTGCGGCGGCCTGGGCCGTCGTCTTCGCCGTTCCGTTCCTGATGGCGTATCGCGGCCACGCGCTGCACGAGATCTGGCACATCGTCGTCGTCGACTTCATCCCGTTCATCATCCTGCTCTTCGGCCTTTTCACGGTCGCGGGCGGCATCGTGGTGCGCGGTTCGCTTCGCGGATCGCCGAAGGTCAACCTCATCCTACTGCTCATCGGAACGGCCATCGCCTCGCTCGTCGGCACCACCGGCGCGTCGATGATCCTGATCCGTCCCATGCTGCGCGCCAACGCGTGGCGGCGTCACAAGGTGCACGTCGTCGTCTTCTTCATTTTTCTCGTCTCCAACATCGGCGGTTCGCTCACACCGTTGGGTGACCCGCCCCTCTTCCTCGGATTCCTCCACGGCGTTCACTTCTTCTGGACCGCCATCCACATTTTGCCGGATACGCTTTTTACCGCGGTGCTTGTCCTCGCCATCTTCTTCGCCCTCGACTCTTTCTATTTCAAAAAAGAATCGCCGCCGCCCGACGACGGTGCACCCGAGCCGTTCGGCCTCGACGGAAAGCTCAATTTCGTGTTCCTCGGGGGGATTCTCGCGGCGGTGTTGATGAGCGGCCTTATCGAATGGGGCGAGGTCCCCGTCGGCCTCGGCCTGTACGAGTCGGTTCAAAACCTCGTGCGCGATCTGCTCATTCTCGGCATGGGCGCGGCGTCGTGGTTCACCACGTCGCAAGCGCTTCGAAAGGCCAACGAATACACGTGGGGACCCATTCGCGAGGTCGCGATTCTTTTCGCGGGCATTTTCATCACGATCATTCCGGCGTTGGCGATTCTCAAGGCCGGCTCGCAAGGGCACCTCGCCTTCCTCGTGAATGCGGTCAACACGCCCGCCCGCTATTTCTGGGCCACGGGCGGACTGTCCAGTTTCCTCGACAACGCGCCGACCTATCTGACCTTCTTCAACGCGGCGCTCGGCCAGATCTACCCGGGCATCCCCGAGCCCGAGGCGGTGCGCTACCTGATGGGCGAGGTGGCGGGAACAACCTTCCCCAACGGCGCGCACTACCTGGCCGCCATCAGCGCCGGGGCCGTTTTCATGGGCGCGAACACCTATATTGGAAACGCGCCGAACTTCATGGTAAAAGCCATCGCCGAGGAGGCCGGGGTGCCGATGCCGAGCTTTTTCGGCTATATGCTGAAGTACTCGATCCCCGTGCTGATCGTCGTCTTCCTGCTGTCAACTCCGGTGTTTTTCTTCTAG
- a CDS encoding polymer-forming cytoskeletal protein, whose translation MGGFPKDVNAFIGKNSEFVGKLTFDGTVRIDGKIEGEIFSKGTLIIGPGADIQAKINVDVVIISGNVHGDVAARKRVELRAPGKLYGNIATPSLVVEQGVIFEGACKMENIEAILGDGPVRPESRPAAAPPQQALKGTEKTV comes from the coding sequence ATGGGGGGATTCCCGAAGGACGTCAACGCCTTCATCGGGAAGAATAGCGAGTTCGTCGGCAAGCTCACCTTCGACGGGACCGTGCGCATCGACGGCAAGATCGAGGGCGAGATTTTCTCCAAGGGCACGCTCATCATCGGCCCCGGCGCCGATATCCAGGCCAAGATCAACGTCGATGTCGTGATCATCTCCGGCAACGTGCACGGCGACGTCGCCGCGCGCAAGCGCGTCGAACTGCGCGCCCCCGGCAAGCTCTACGGCAACATCGCGACCCCGTCGCTGGTCGTCGAGCAGGGCGTCATCTTCGAAGGCGCGTGCAAGATGGAAAACATCGAGGCGATCCTGGGTGACGGACCCGTCCGGCCCGAGAGCCGTCCGGCGGCCGCCCCGCCCCAGCAGGCTCTCAAGGGGACCGAGAAGACCGTCTAG
- a CDS encoding ParB/RepB/Spo0J family partition protein, producing MTKTATTTATKTAKHSRLGKGLDALIGPGASKGEARTPPAVDPPPARESAKNDEPAGRRVLELPLAKIVPNRFQARKSFDNASIAELAASIRENGILQPLAVRRLPDDSEKYELIAGERRFRAAAVAGLAQVPVLVFDADDQDLSVLSLVENLQRENLNPIDEAEGLQALVDHFAFTQEIIADRVGKSRSAVANALRLLGLPELVKNALAAGEITAGHARALLPLGEADEILSAFGDVVGAGMSVRETERHVKRLLEAAKKLRARPRPSPQSDEKSDPNMEDLLRRLRERFATRLQMSGNEAKGRIEIHYFSKDERDHVLDLLARTLE from the coding sequence ATGACCAAAACCGCGACGACGACCGCGACGAAAACCGCGAAACATAGCAGGCTCGGCAAGGGGCTCGACGCGCTCATCGGCCCTGGGGCATCCAAGGGCGAAGCTCGAACCCCCCCTGCGGTCGATCCTCCCCCGGCCAGGGAGAGCGCGAAGAACGACGAACCCGCCGGGCGGCGCGTCCTCGAACTGCCGCTCGCGAAGATCGTTCCCAACCGATTTCAGGCGCGAAAGTCCTTCGACAACGCGTCGATCGCCGAGCTCGCGGCGTCGATCCGCGAAAACGGCATTCTCCAACCGCTCGCGGTGCGCCGCCTGCCCGACGACTCGGAAAAATACGAACTCATCGCGGGCGAGCGACGCTTTCGCGCGGCGGCGGTCGCCGGGCTCGCGCAGGTGCCGGTGCTGGTCTTCGACGCCGACGATCAGGATCTGTCGGTGCTCTCGCTCGTCGAGAACCTCCAGCGCGAGAACCTGAATCCCATCGACGAGGCCGAGGGACTACAAGCGCTCGTCGATCACTTCGCGTTTACGCAGGAGATCATCGCCGATCGCGTGGGCAAGAGCCGCAGCGCGGTGGCGAACGCCCTGCGTCTGTTGGGTCTTCCCGAACTGGTGAAGAACGCACTGGCGGCGGGCGAAATCACGGCGGGTCACGCCCGGGCGCTTCTGCCGTTGGGCGAAGCCGACGAGATCCTGTCGGCATTCGGCGATGTCGTCGGCGCGGGCATGTCGGTGCGTGAGACGGAGCGCCACGTCAAGCGCCTGCTCGAGGCCGCGAAAAAACTGCGTGCGCGGCCCCGGCCATCACCGCAAAGCGACGAAAAGTCCGACCCGAACATGGAAGATCTGCTTCGCCGACTGCGTGAGCGATTCGCGACGCGGTTGCAGATGTCGGGAAATGAGGCGAAAGGACGGATCGAAATCCATTACTTTTCGAAAGACGAGCGCGACCACGTGCTCGATTTGCTCGCGCGGACACTCGAATAA
- a CDS encoding ParA family protein, translated as MTKVLAVANQKGGVGKTTTSVNFAAGLALSRRRVLLVDMDPQGNSTSGIGLGPDERTPGIYEALIAHVPMSEVIRETSTGKLHVAPSGPGLIGAEVELVDLPDRNDLLHRALKSVKDRFDYIVIDCPPSLGLLTVNAMCAADELVVTLQAEYYALEGLSALTRTVDAIREAYNPRLIIGGILLTMMDRRTNLANQVEAEVRTHFGDRVFSTVIPRNVRLSEAPSFGQTIFRYDIKSSGAEAYLALAREFLKREKATDTP; from the coding sequence ATGACCAAGGTTCTGGCGGTGGCAAATCAAAAGGGCGGCGTGGGCAAGACCACGACGTCCGTGAATTTCGCCGCCGGGCTCGCCCTCTCGCGCCGCCGGGTGCTGCTCGTGGACATGGACCCGCAGGGCAATTCCACCAGCGGCATCGGCCTCGGACCCGACGAACGCACCCCCGGCATCTACGAAGCCCTCATCGCCCACGTCCCGATGTCCGAGGTGATTCGCGAGACATCGACCGGAAAGCTGCACGTCGCGCCGTCGGGTCCCGGACTCATCGGCGCCGAGGTGGAACTCGTCGATCTGCCGGACCGCAACGACCTGCTGCACCGGGCGCTGAAATCGGTGAAGGATCGATTCGATTACATCGTGATCGACTGCCCGCCCTCGCTCGGCCTGCTCACCGTCAACGCGATGTGCGCCGCGGATGAACTCGTCGTCACGCTTCAAGCCGAATATTACGCGCTCGAAGGGCTGTCGGCGCTCACGCGGACGGTTGACGCGATCCGCGAGGCGTACAATCCGCGACTCATCATCGGCGGCATCCTGCTCACGATGATGGACCGGCGCACGAATCTCGCGAATCAGGTCGAGGCCGAGGTGCGCACGCACTTTGGCGACCGCGTGTTTTCCACGGTGATTCCGCGCAACGTGCGTCTTTCCGAAGCGCCGAGTTTCGGCCAGACGATTTTTCGTTACGACATCAAGTCCTCCGGCGCGGAGGCTTATCTCGCGCTCGCGCGTGAGTTTCTGAAGCGAGAGAAGGCGACGGATACGCCATGA